GGGCTGAGGTGTCACTCAGCTAGTAGGATGCTTGCCTAGTGCTGCATTCTATggctagcaccacataaaccaggtgtggtgaagctgggcagtggtggtggtgcatgcttttaatcccatcactcaggaggccgaggcaggtggatctctgagttcaaggccagcctggtctacagagtgagttccagtccaggacagccaaggctacacagaggaaccctgtctcaacccccgcctcaaaacaaaaacaaaaacaaaacaaagaaaaacaaaaacaaaaaacccagagagaAGCTTCATTAAGAATGATAgtttaagccgggcattggtggtgcacacctttaatcccagcactcgggaggcagagacaggtggatctctgtgagtttgaggccagcctggtctctagagcgagtgccaggataggctccaaagctacatagagaaaccctgtctcaataaacaaaaacaaaaacaaaatgatagcTTAAAGAATAAGAGAAGccgggccatggtggtgcacccctttaatcctagcacttggaggcaggtggatctctgtgagttcgaggccagcctggtctacaagagctagttccaggacagcctgcaaagtcacagagaaaccctgtctcaaaacaacaaaaagagctgTTATAGCTAGGGTGATGGGGAGAGGCCCTGAAGAGGAACCTTTTGAGTAAGTAGgtaggggttctcaacctgtggttcaggACCCGCTAAGTTAAACCTCTAGCtccaaaagtatttacattatgattcctaatgGTAGCAAAAATTgtctgatctatagagcaagttcacAGACGTGCTaaacacagacaaatcctgtctcaaacaacaacaaacaaaacagtagcaaaattacagctacgaagtacaaagaaaataattttatgggtcaccacatgaggaactgtattaaagggttgcagtattagaaagggtgagaaccactgctctagagaaatGCTCCTGAAGGAAGGACAGTATCTGACCAACTTTTATATCCTTTCAGGGGGTGGGCAGTGGGAAGTTGGACAGTAAGTAACTTAGTTCAATATAATCTGTGACAAGGAGCATGGAGGAGCCAGGTACTGGGTGGGGCCATAAATAAAAAGGTGTAAAAAGCCTACAACAcagccgggctgtggtggtgcacgcctttaattccagcactctcaaggcagaggcaggcggatctctgcctcgaaaaaccaaaccaaaccgaaaaaactaaaaaaccacagcacagcacagctttTTTAACTCACGACTCCTCCCCTCCCAAGGCTGTTTCATGTCTATGGAGATTCAAATATAACTAAAAAGGATGGAATAGCTAGACTTCTCAGCGTTTAAGAATCTAGGTTCATCTTGTGCTTTGTACTTCCTGATTGCTTCCTTCTTTGTAAAGATATTTGGTCGGATGACATCTACACACACTGTGAGCCTTAGCCTGCTCAAGCATCTTCTGGAGCTCGTTGCAGTCTCACAAATTCATGACCCACTGTAATTACACACTTCTCCGCTTTATCTGTGTGAACAACGGCACCCTGATGGGAGAAACTGCCCGAGGTCTATCTGACAGCTAGAATGACTCTTGATGCAATGACTTAATGACATAGGATGCAAGGCTTCCACATGCctcctttctgtgttctttggGTAGACAAACATgcaagagaaaaatcacatgcccatttaattaaatgtttattcAATGAAAGGATGTATAAAAACTTACAAATCTGAGAACTCAGCTATACATATAAGAGGGTGATGGGATATTCAGTTTCTAACATACACATACGGTATAGCTATGCACtatccccacccctcaccccttaGCCCTCACTTCTGGCTCCTGTTGCATCCTGTGAGACCATTTTCTTATTGGCCCAAGGGAAGATTAATGGACAACTTTTAATGCTGTTAGGCCAGTGGGGAAAAATTCAGGTGTTAACAAAAATTGGAGAATACATATTAAAATcaattggtgtttttgtttttttttttcctccaagaagaaattagatttttttttgtcatcctGATTTCTATTTGTTACTTTTTGATGCTTTAGTAGATGTCACCAGTGAACTATGGcactgcattttatttattttttttaaagcaaggtctctctatgtagcccaggctggcctcaaattcccaattctcctgcctttggtcctccccccaccccctcccctagagctggggtcacagatggGCACCACCAAGCCAGACAGCATCAACTTTTGCACTCATTAGTTACACTTTCTGCTCACAACTTCCCTTGTAAGATGCATATTTCTACAGTCCTTTCCTtgcagcacatacacacactgactTTACAGGCAGCTGGCTGGCGCTGACACATGCTCACCACTGGCAACTGCTAGGAAATGGCATGTCACTAGCTGTTAGGAAAGACATTCTATAGAAGCGTGCTTTCAGATCTGattttaaaacaagcttgtcAGAAACCAAACCCCAGCATCTTCCTGCTCATCTTGGAAAGAGGCCAGCATCGGGTAAGGCATGTGCGTCAATTCTCCTGTTTGTAGCAAGTATCCATGTGTCCgctcacacacaaactcacagccTGTCAGGTTTGATCCAAAAATGAAGATTGCCATCACATTATTACTCTTTTgcattttgttgatttcttaactagtgattttCCTTAACTGGACATAATCTCAAAAGGATACACTCTGAAATCAGACACCTAGAGGGCAAATAGTAAAAACATTTTCTTGGGTTTCAAGTTTCCCCACACCTTCTAGATTTGCATAGCAGAGCCCAGCTTTATCTCTAAGAAGCATGCTGTATTTTCCgactttgtttctttgagaaggaAGACTTATTACCCAGGGACAGTCATAATTTTAGCTTACCAAATTATATTCTAGTTGTTTTATTATATACTCTTAATTATTTCCAAgtaggttttttaaaataatctaaaactTCTCAAAACCTATTTCTTTATAAATCCTACTGACCATTATCCATCCAATATCCCCTGAATGAAAGTAAATAGAGTCCAGGTTTATATGCACAAAGCCTTACGGGGATGGGGCTGGGGAAGGGGACTGGAAAGGAGTGGGCCCGTTTGTATCATGCCATGGAGAAACTGTCCcgaatgggggagggagaaggttCTGTGTAAaaatgacagtttttaaaaagacaagtaaCATTCAGTCTAGTAATACAGTTTCCTGTTCCTTTTTGATGGATGCTAACACAGGACGGTCAGATTCCGTTACTTCCGAGTCCCCACTGCCCAGGAGGACGGAGCGGCCCTCGTCCAGGGCAAACACGTCTGAGTTCTGGTTCTGGCAGGAGTGTTTGACCACCTCGTTGGGGGTGGAGAACGTCTTATCACACAGGTTGCATTTGTAGGGTTTATTGGCCTGCACCAGCATGTTGTCCATCTGGCTGCCTTCCTCGAAGGTGCAGAGCTCCAGCGTCTGCTTGTCCACCATGGTGTACGTGTCGATGCTCTGGTTGAGGCACACGTGGCGCGCGGCCTGATTGGCCCTGCAGAAGCTCTTGTCACAGGTGCTGCACTTGAAGGGTTTGCCcgtgtgaatgtacatgtgttCGCGCCAGTGGCTTTTCTGGATGAACTTGCGGCCACAGATGGTGCACTCGTACTTGCGCCTCTTCACTTCCCTCTCCTGGTCCGCCTGCTCCAGGTTGTCAATGTCTGCAATGTCCGAGGGCGGTGGTGTCTCCGACTGTTGCTGCCCATCGATGATGGGGGAGTCGGAGATGTGCTGCAGCTCGCTGTCGCTGATCATGCCTCCCTCGGGCACTTCCAGTGCATCCTTGCCCAGGTCAGCTGCATTGTTGCAGAGCGACAGTGGCCCGCGGCCTTCCCCGGGTGGGCCGGCAGTGAAGGGCACCCCGGTGTGGATCTGCAGGTGCTCTCGCAGGCTGCTACGCAGCGTGAAGCGCCGGCCACAGAGGTGGCAGGCATAGTACTTAGGGAAGCTTCCGTTCCTCTTCATGATGCTTGGCTTCACGTGGGCGATCGTGAGGGAAGATGGCTGCTCGTCTGAGGAAGAGGCCTCGAGGTTGGTCTCCTCcccaggaggagggggaggaacaGGCGTGGAGACAAGTTCGGGTGACAGCGAGGTCTGCAGGGGGTCCGCGGGAGTCATGTTCGTTCGATTCACCTGTGCCAGGTTTGTAGTCAGCTGGGACAGTTGCGAGGTCTCTGGCACTGGCTCTTGGTTCATCCTGGATGCCTGAGGCCTTGGCTCCCGCCCAAGTTTCTCAGGCCCTAAATTCATCTTGGTGGCTTGTCTCAGCTGGTGGTCTGCGATTTGAATGCCATACAATGACGAGGCCAGCGGGAAGACTTGCTCAGGATGGGAAAAGGTACCTTGGCTGGCGAGGCTGGCTTCCTGGATGAGGGGGTATGCGTGTAGGAATTTGATCCCTTGCTCCAACCGCACAGGGTCGATCAGCTGTGGGGCCATCTTCCCGGTGTACATCAGGTGGAGCAGATAGCTGAATATGTCAGGCTGTATGTCAGTGGGTTTCAGACGAACACATTCACTGAAAAACAGTAGAAAGCCATGAAGAAACACCAACCTGCTACTTAGATGGAAACAAAGCCTGAAGAGCAACCAAGACACTTGGAAGAACACTAACCATGGAGTCACTCATCAGCCTGAGGCAAGTGAAAAAATTTAATCTGATCAGAAAGTCTTTAAAGCTGTAAATCAACACAGGAGTGGTTGCTAGCATAACAGCACTTAAACAAAGGATGCTAAACTGTTGGAGGTCCACAGCTCTCTAAGTCATAAGACCTCTCCAGCAAGGGGCAAGTGAGCCTGGTCACCTTCCCAGTGTTGCTAGGTGGCACTGGAAAGTGCTATGGGCAACACAATCTTCATCAATGTCGCTAGTATCGACAGGGGTCCTGCTGTGGGCTTTACAGTCAGTCATTCTGACAACTGCCCATAGTCCTTACTTTACAGGTGGTGAGGCCCAGGGGTAGCACTATGCCCACCTTAGGGTTGGTGAGTGATAGGGCCAGGATTTGAACCTAGACCTACTTAATTCCAAAGCCACAGGGGGATCCTTCAGAGCAACAAAACAGCTCTGTGGGGCAGGCAGATGCTGGGTTTCATTAGTCCCATCTGAATGGTGCCAAACCACCTACCTACACAGAGAGCCAGCTGGCTGTCTACCTTTCAGACTGGTGTCACTTCCCGACCAAACAGCAATAGTGAAGAAGTAGGGAGCTCTCCTCAGACCATCTTCACTAAAAGAAGTTCTACAGTATCCGGAGCAAAATGAGATACGTATCTCTGTAGCACAGGAGACATACAGTATCACCCATGGAGTGAATATATCCTACACATTCTCGGAAACAGTTCCCTTGAACACCTTAGAATTTACAAGAGTTTTGGTTATGTAACTTCTTGGCATTAATGATCTTTTTTGGCAGATTTAGCAATTATAATTACTTTTGTTGTTTAAGTCAATCATCTCACCATTCTAAAATTTTAACAGCATACTCAATGTcctaaatttaacattttattaaaataaaaatggatgatCTAGGTATGATGtataatcctagcacacaggaggatGAGGCAAGGAGGACTGTCTGAACTTCAAGACTAGTCTAGCTACAGTGATAGACACtgtctaaggaaaaaaaatagtagtaaaagaaaagagaaaaggctaATTTGATTTCAAGATGGACTTCTGACAGGACAAATATGAATAATTAC
This DNA window, taken from Cricetulus griseus strain 17A/GY chromosome 2, alternate assembly CriGri-PICRH-1.0, whole genome shotgun sequence, encodes the following:
- the Zbtb2 gene encoding zinc finger and BTB domain-containing protein 2 isoform X1 — encoded protein: MCTSRHTNQFLLHSPITLRCCLSIRPEIRISFCSGYCRTSFSEDGLRRAPYFFTIAVWSGSDTSLKGRQPAGSLCSECVRLKPTDIQPDIFSYLLHLMYTGKMAPQLIDPVRLEQGIKFLHAYPLIQEASLASQGTFSHPEQVFPLASSLYGIQIADHQLRQATKMNLGPEKLGREPRPQASRMNQEPVPETSQLSQLTTNLAQVNRTNMTPADPLQTSLSPELVSTPVPPPPPGEETNLEASSSDEQPSSLTIAHVKPSIMKRNGSFPKYYACHLCGRRFTLRSSLREHLQIHTGVPFTAGPPGEGRGPLSLCNNAADLGKDALEVPEGGMISDSELQHISDSPIIDGQQQSETPPPSDIADIDNLEQADQEREVKRRKYECTICGRKFIQKSHWREHMYIHTGKPFKCSTCDKSFCRANQAARHVCLNQSIDTYTMVDKQTLELCTFEEGSQMDNMLVQANKPYKCNLCDKTFSTPNEVVKHSCQNQNSDVFALDEGRSVLLGSGDSEVTESDRPVLASIKKEQETVLLD
- the Zbtb2 gene encoding zinc finger and BTB domain-containing protein 2 isoform X2 — its product is MDLTNHGLILLQQLNAQREFGFLCDCTVAIGDVYFKAHKSVLASFSNYFKMLFVHQTSECVRLKPTDIQPDIFSYLLHLMYTGKMAPQLIDPVRLEQGIKFLHAYPLIQEASLASQGTFSHPEQVFPLASSLYGIQIADHQLRQATKMNLGPEKLGREPRPQASRMNQEPVPETSQLSQLTTNLAQVNRTNMTPADPLQTSLSPELVSTPVPPPPPGEETNLEASSSDEQPSSLTIAHVKPSIMKRNGSFPKYYACHLCGRRFTLRSSLREHLQIHTGVPFTAGPPGEGRGPLSLCNNAADLGKDALEVPEGGMISDSELQHISDSPIIDGQQQSETPPPSDIADIDNLEQADQEREVKRRKYECTICGRKFIQKSHWREHMYIHTGKPFKCSTCDKSFCRANQAARHVCLNQSIDTYTMVDKQTLELCTFEEGSQMDNMLVQANKPYKCNLCDKTFSTPNEVVKHSCQNQNSDVFALDEGRSVLLGSGDSEVTESDRPVLASIKKEQETVLLD